One part of the Arabidopsis thaliana chromosome 1 sequence genome encodes these proteins:
- the GAUT11 gene encoding galacturonosyltransferase 11 (galacturonosyltransferase 11 (GAUT11); FUNCTIONS IN: polygalacturonate 4-alpha-galacturonosyltransferase activity; LOCATED IN: mitochondrion; EXPRESSED IN: 19 plant structures; EXPRESSED DURING: 12 growth stages; CONTAINS InterPro DOMAIN/s: Glycosyl transferase, family 8 (InterPro:IPR002495); BEST Arabidopsis thaliana protein match is: galacturonosyltransferase 10 (TAIR:AT2G20810.1); Has 1461 Blast hits to 1453 proteins in 263 species: Archae - 0; Bacteria - 484; Metazoa - 143; Fungi - 0; Plants - 819; Viruses - 0; Other Eukaryotes - 15 (source: NCBI BLink).), translating to MRRWPVDHRRRGRRRLSSWIWFLLGSFSVAGLVLFIVQHYHHQQDPSQLLLERDTRTEMVSPPHLNFTEEVTSASSFSRQLAEQMTLAKAYVFIAKEHNNLHLAWELSSKIRSCQLLLSKAAMRGQPISFDEAKPIITGLSALIYKAQDAHYDIATTMMTMKSHIQALEERANAATVQTTIFGQLVAEALPKSLHCLTIKLTSDWVTEPSRHELADENRNSPRLVDNNLYHFCIFSDNVIATSVVVNSTVSNADHPKQLVFHIVTNRVSYKAMQAWFLSNDFKGSAIEIRSVEEFSWLNASYSPVVKQLLDTDARAYYFGEQTSQDTISEPKVRNPKYLSLLNHLRFYIPEIYPQLEKIVFLDDDVVVQKDLTPLFSLDLHGNVNGAVETCLEAFHRYYKYLNFSNPLISSKFDPQACGWAFGMNVFDLIAWRNANVTARYHYWQDQNRERTLWKLGTLPPGLLSFYGLTEPLDRRWHVLGLGYDVNIDNRLIETAAVIHYNGNMKPWLKLAIGRYKPFWLKFLNSSHPYLQDCVTA from the exons ATGAGGCGGTGGCCGGTGGATCACCGGCGGCGAGGTAGAAGGAGATTGTCGAGTTGGATATGGTTTCTCCTTGGTTCTTTCTCTGTCGCTGGTTTAGTTCTCTTCATCGTTCAGCATTATCACCATCAACAAGATCCATCCCAGCTTTTACTT GAGAGAGACACGAGAACCGAAATGGTATCTCCTCCCCATTTAAACTTCACGGAAGAGGTCACAAGTGCTTCCTCCTTCTCTAGGCAGTTAGCAGAGCAAATGACACTTGCCAAAGCTTATGTGTTTATAGCTAAAGAGCATAATAATCTTCATTTAGCTTGGGAATTGAGTTCTAAGATCAGAAGTTGTCAGCTTTTGCTTTCCAAAGCAGCTATGAGAGGACAACCTATTTCGTTTGATGAGGCTAAACCGATTATTACTGGTCTATCAGCTCTTATCTACAAGGCTCAAGATGCACATTATGATATTGCCACCACTATGATGACCATGAAATCTCACATCCAAGCACTTGAAGAGCGTGCAAATGCAGCTACTGTTCAGACCACAATATTTGGGCAATTGGTTGCTGAGGCATTACCAAAGAGCCTCCACTGTTTGACGATAAAGCTCACATCTGATTGGGTAACAGAGCCATCTCGCCATGAACTGGCAGATGAGAACAGAAACTCACCTAGACTTGTCGACAACAACCTCTACCACTTCTGCATCTTCTCGGACAACGTGATTGCCACCTCGGTTGTTGTTAATTCAACTGTCTCGAATGCTGATCATCCAAAGCAGCTTGTTTTCCACATAGTGACGAATCGAGTGAGCTACAAAGCTATGCAGGCCTGGTTTCTAAGTAATGACTTCAAGGGCTCAGCAATAGAGATCAGGAGCGTAGAGGAGTTTTCTTGGTTGAATGCTTCATATTCTCCTGTTGTTAAGCAACTGCTGGACACAGATGCAAGAGCTTACTATTTCGGGGAACAGACAAGTCAAGATACGATTTCCGAGCCAAAAGTGAGGAACCCAAAGTACTTGTCATTACTGAACCATCTCAGATTCTACATTCCGGAGATCTATCCACAGCTAGAGAAGATTGTTTTCCTAGacgatgatgttgttgttcaGAAAGATTTGACTCCACTCTTCTCCTTGGATCTGCATGGAAACGTCAATGGAGCTGTGGAAACATGTCTTGAAGCCTTTCACCGATATTACAAGTATCTAAATTTCTCGAACCCACTCATCAGCTCAAAGTTCGACCCACAAGCATGTGGATGGGCTTTTGGTATGAACGTTTTTGATCTGATCGCTTGGAGGAATGCAAACGTGACTGCTCGGTACCATTACTGGCAAGATCAGAACAGAGAACGAACGCTTTGGAAACTCGGGACACTCCCTCCAGGTCTACTATCTTTCTATGGTCTCACAGAGCCACTGGACAGAAGATGGCATGTCTTGGGTTTAGGTTACGATGTGAACATCGATAACCGTCTGATCGAAACAGCAGCTGTGATTCACTATAATGGTAACATGAAGCCTTGGCTAAAGCTGGCTATTGGTAGGTATAAACCTTTCTGGTTAAAGTTTTTGAACTCGAGCCATCCTTATTTACAAGATTGTGTCACAGCTTAA
- the SOT17 gene encoding sulfotransferase 17 (sulfotransferase 17 (SOT17); CONTAINS InterPro DOMAIN/s: Sulfotransferase domain (InterPro:IPR000863); BEST Arabidopsis thaliana protein match is: desulfo-glucosinolate sulfotransferase 18 (TAIR:AT1G74090.1); Has 2933 Blast hits to 2889 proteins in 198 species: Archae - 0; Bacteria - 241; Metazoa - 1692; Fungi - 1; Plants - 541; Viruses - 0; Other Eukaryotes - 458 (source: NCBI BLink).), giving the protein MESKTINDVVVSESNHELASSSPSEFEKNQKHYQEIIATLPHKDGWRPKDPFVEYGGHWWLQPLLEGLLHAQKFFKARPNDFFVCSYPKTGTTWLKALTFAIANRSKFDVSTNPLLKRNPHEFVPYIEIDFPFFPSVDVLKDEGNTLFSTHIPYDLLPESVVKSGCKIVYIWRDPKDTFVSMWTFAHKERSQQGPVVSIEEAFDKYCQGLSAYGPYLDHVLGYWKAYQANPDQILFLKYETMRADPLPYVKRLAEFMGYGFTKEEEEGNVVEKVVKLCSFETLKNLEANKGEKDREDRPAVYANSAYFRKGKVGDWQNYLTPEMVARIDGLMEEKFKGTGFLSSKS; this is encoded by the coding sequence ATGGAATCCAAAACCATAAACGACGTCGTCGTATCAGAGTCAAATCACGAGTTAGCATCTTCGTCGCCATCAGAATTTGAGAAGAACCAGAAACATTACCAAGAAATCATCGCAACTCTTCCTCACAAAGATGGCTGGAGACCAAAAGATCCGTTCGTTGAGTACGGTGGTCACTGGTGGCTACAACCTCTTCTTGAAGGTTTACTTCACGCCCAGAAGTTCTTCAAGGCACGTCCCAATGATTTCTTCGTCTGCAGCTACCCAAAAACCGGCACGACTTGGCTCAAAGCCTTAACTTTCGCAATCGCAAATCGCTCCAAGTTCGACGTTTCAACAAACCCTCTTCTCAAACGTAATCCACACGAGTTTGTGCCTTACATCGAAATCGACTTCCCGTTTTTCCCAAGCGTTGATGTTCTTAAAGACGAAGGAAACACGCTTTTCTCGACTCATATCCCTTATGATCTCTTACCTGAATCAGTTGTGAAATCTGGTTGCAAGATTGTTTACATATGGAGAGACCCAAAGGACACGTTTGTGTCGATGTGGACTTTTGCTCACAAGGAGAGATCACAACAAGGACCAGTGGTTAGCATTGAGGAAGCTTTTGATAAGTACTGTCAAGGTTTATCAGCTTACGGTCCTTATCTTGATCATGTTTTAGGGTATTGGAAAGCTTACCAAGCAAACCCGgatcagattttgtttctcaagtATGAGACAATGAGAGCTGATCCATTGCCTTATGTGAAGAGATTAGCTGAGTTTATGGGTTATGGGTTCAcgaaggaggaagaggagggaAATGTTGTTGAGAAAGTAGTGAAGCTTTGTAGCTTTGAGACTTTGAAGAATCTTGAAGCTAACAAAGGtgagaaagatagagaagatCGTCCTGCTGTTTATGCCAACAGTGCGTATTTCAGGAAAGGGAAAGTTGGGGATTGGCAGAATTATCTGACTCCGGAGATGGTGGCTCGTATTGATGGTTTGATGGAAGAGAAGTTTAAAGGAACTggctttctttcttcaaaatcatga
- the MYB51 gene encoding myb domain protein 51 (myb domain protein 51 (MYB51); CONTAINS InterPro DOMAIN/s: SANT, DNA-binding (InterPro:IPR001005), Homeodomain-like (InterPro:IPR009057), Myb, DNA-binding (InterPro:IPR014778), HTH transcriptional regulator, Myb-type, DNA-binding (InterPro:IPR017930), Homeodomain-related (InterPro:IPR012287), Myb transcription factor (InterPro:IPR015495); BEST Arabidopsis thaliana protein match is: myb domain protein 122 (TAIR:AT1G74080.1); Has 9055 Blast hits to 8387 proteins in 480 species: Archae - 0; Bacteria - 2; Metazoa - 725; Fungi - 509; Plants - 5977; Viruses - 4; Other Eukaryotes - 1838 (source: NCBI BLink).), whose amino-acid sequence MVRTPCCKAELGLKKGAWTPEEDQKLLSYLNRHGEGGWRTLPEKAGLKRCGKSCRLRWANYLRPDIKRGEFTEDEERSIISLHALHGNKWSAIARGLPGRTDNEIKNYWNTHIKKRLIKKGIDPVTHKGITSGTDKSENLPEKQNVNLTTSDHDLDNDKAKKNNKNFGLSSASFLNKVANRFGKRINQSVLSEIIGSGGPLASTSHTTNTTTTSVSVDSESVKSTSSSFAPTSNLLCHGTVATTPVSSNFDVDGNVNLTCSSSTFSDSSVNNPLMYCDNFVGNNNVDDEDTIGFSTFLNDEDFMMLEESCVENTAFMKELTRFLHEDENDVVDVTPVYERQDLFDEIDNYFG is encoded by the exons ATGGTGCGGACACCGTGTTGCAAAGCTGAACTAGGGTTAAAGAAAGGAGCTTGGACTCCCGAGGAAGATCAGAAGCTTCTCTCTTACCTTAACCGCCACGGTGAAGGTGGATGGCGAACTCTCCCCGAAAAAGCTg GACTCAAGAGATGCGGCAAAAGCTGCAGACTGAGATGGGCCAATTATCTTAGACCTGACATCAAAAGAGGAGAGTTCACTGAAGACGAAGAACGTTCAATCATCTCTCTTCACGCCCTTCACGGCAACAA ATGGTCTGCTATAGCTCGTGGACTACCAGGAAGAACCGATAACGAGATCAAGAACTACTGGAACACTCATATCAAAAAACGTTTGATCAAGAAAGGTATTGATCCAGTTACACACAAGGGCATAACCTCCGGTACCGACAAATCAGAAAACCTCCCggagaaacaaaatgttaatCTGACAACTAGTGACCATGATCTTGATAATGACAAGgcgaagaagaacaacaagaatTTTGGATTATCATCGGCTAGTTTCTTGAACAAAGTAGCTAATAGGTTCGGAAAGAGAATCAATCAGAGTGTTCTGTCTGAGATTATCGGAAGTGGAGGCCCACTTGCTTCTACTAGTCACACTACTAATACTACAACTACAAGTGTTTCCGTTGACTCTGAATCAGTTAAGTCAACGAGTTCTTCCTTCGCACCAACCTCGAATCTTCTCTGCCATGGGACCGTTGCAACAACACCAGTTTCATCGAACTTTGACGTTGATGGTAACGTTAATCTGACGTGTTCTTCGTCCACGTTCTCTGATTCCTCCGTTAACAATCCTCTAATGTACTGCGATAATTTCGTTGGTAATAACAACGTTGATGATGAGGATACTATCGGGTTCTCCACATTTCTGAATGATGAAGATTTCATGATGTTGGAGGAGTCTTGTGTTGAAAACACTGCGTTCATGAAAGAACTTACGAGGTTTCTTCACGAGgatgaaaacgacgtcgttgaTGTGACGCCGGTCTATGAACGTCAAGACTTGTTTGACGAAATTGATAACTATTTTGGATGA
- a CDS encoding BED zinc finger and hAT dimerization domain-containing protein (BED zinc finger; hAT family dimerisation domain; FUNCTIONS IN: protein dimerization activity, DNA binding; INVOLVED IN: biological_process unknown; LOCATED IN: cellular_component unknown; EXPRESSED IN: 16 plant structures; EXPRESSED DURING: 6 growth stages; CONTAINS InterPro DOMAIN/s: HAT dimerisation (InterPro:IPR008906), Zinc finger, BED-type predicted (InterPro:IPR003656); BEST Arabidopsis thaliana protein match is: BED zinc finger; hAT family dimerisation domain (TAIR:AT3G42170.1); Has 1077 Blast hits to 1005 proteins in 94 species: Archae - 0; Bacteria - 2; Metazoa - 242; Fungi - 210; Plants - 602; Viruses - 0; Other Eukaryotes - 21 (source: NCBI BLink).), which yields MEWNVNNAFKTYKEMEPKAMMDMTLVPHSDPIDIGLGSSDKSNSVPPKRKKTMTSVYLKYFETAPDSKTRKCKFCGQSYSIATATGNLGRHLTNRHPGYDKAAADVVTSSSVPQTPPAVVKPSQSQSKVPQLDYDHLNWLVLKWLALSSLPPSTVDETWLGNSFKFLKPSIQLWPAEKYKAILDEVFTSMRGDVKTTLEHIQSKVSVTLSFWNSYENIFYMSVTGQWIDENWSSHRLLLDICRIPYPSGGSEIYNSLLKVLKTYAIEDRILCCTHDNSENAIHACHSLKEYFDGQKVLPFCYIPCAAQTLNDIIDEGLATIKPIISKVREFTQELNASTELSDDFIQLTTAYQEGNWKLPIDASSRWSGNYQMVNILCKASKSLDSVIRKNEDALENRMMLSSVEKNAVTIVHNYLDLDSFHKTTNDMCTNKDLTVGLALLFMDNISEMITTCQKSCHNPDWLRTCAESMAQKARSYNTQVCNVFTYITAILDPRIKTEYIPETINLESYIDEARSHFIRNYSSSHFTSSMTSGYRPQEVDEGGGNISFAEEIARRKRRGSMSNNVVDELTQYLSESIVPMQTDVLDWWKVNSGRYPRLSNMARDFLAVQATSAAPEEIFCGKGEEIDKQKYCMPHDSTQSVICIRSWIEAGMKLKYKCSEIDYERLMELAATVAADNSAGGLEKIQQHR from the exons ATGGAGTGGAATGTAAATAATGCATTCAAAACCTACAAAG AAATGGAACCTAAAGCCATGATGGACATGACACTAGTTCCACATTCTGATCCCATTGACATTGGATTAGGCTCTTCTGATAAGTCAAATTCGGTTCCCCCTAAACGGAAGAAGACAATGACATCAgtttatcttaaatatttcGAGACTGCACCAGACAGCAAAACTCGGAAATGCAAGTTCTGTGGACAAAGCTATTCCATTGCAACAGCTACTG GAAATCTTGGAAGGCATCTGACTAATCGACATCCAGGCTATGATAAGGCAGCAGCAGATGTTGTCACCAGCTCATCAGTACCACAGACACCACCGGCTGTTGTTAAACCGTCACAATCCCAGTCGAAAGTACCACAACTCGATTATGATCATCTTAACTGGTTAGTTCTCAAGTGGCTTGCTTTGTCATCACTTCCTCCCTCTACTGTAGACGAAACATGGTTGGGAAACTCCTTCAAATTTCTTAAGCCATCCATCCAGTTATGGCCGGCTGAAAAATATAAAGCCATACTTGATGAGGTTTTCACAAGTATGCGGGGAGATGTGAAGACAACCTTGGAGCATATCCAGTCCAAAGTTTCTGTCACTTTAAGTTTCTGGAATTCatatgaaaacattttttatatgagCGTAACGGGTCAATGGATAGATGAAAATTGGTCGTCTCATAGGTTGCTGCTCGACATATGTCGGATTCCTTATCCCTCTGGGGGTTCTGAGATTTATAACTCCCTTTTGAAAGTCCTTAAGACATATGCCATTGAAGACAGGATTCTATGTTGTACACATGACAACAGCGAAAACGCTATTCACGCTTGTCATAGCCTGAAGGAGTACTTTGATGGTCAAAAGGTCTTACCTTTCTGCTACATTCCCTGTGCCGCTCAAACTCTGAATGATATTATTGATGAGGGGTTAGCAACTATAAAGCCCATTATCTCTAAGGTTAGAGAATTCACACAAGAGTTAAACGCGTCCACAGAGCTATCTGATGATTTCATTCAGTTGACAACAGCTTATCAAGAAGGCAACTGGAAACTACCCATCGATGCTTCATCTCGTTGGAGTGGCAATTACCAGATGGTCAACATCTTGTGCAAG GCTAGCAAGTCCTTGGACTCGGTGATTAGGAAAAACGAGGATGCTCTAGAGAACAGAATGATGTTGAGTTCTGTAGAGAAGAACGCGGTGACTATTGTCCACAATTACTTGGATTTGGATTCATTTCACAAGACCACTAACGATATGTGCACGAACAAGGATCTCACGGTTGGTCTAGCACTGCTCTTCATGGATAACATATCCGAGATGATCACAACTTGCCAGAAATCATGCCACAACCCAGACTGGCTAAGAACTTGTGCTGAGAGCATGGCCCAGAAGGCCAGAAGTTACAACACTCAAGTGTGCAACGTATTCACTTACATTACAGCCATTCTTGACCCGCGGATCAAAACAGAGTACATTCCAGAGACGATTAATCTCGAGAGCTATATAGATGAAGCAAGAAGTCATTTCATTCGTAACTATTCTTCCTCTCATTTCACATCTTCAATGACTAGCGGGTATCGTCCTCAGGAGGTAGATGAAGGAGGAGGAAATATCTCATTTGCAGAGGAAATCGctagaaggaaaagaagaggaagtatGAGTaacaatgttgttgatgaacTGACTCAGTACTTATCAGAGTCTATAGTTCCAATGCAGACTGATGTGCTTGATTGGTGGAAGGTAAACAGTGGAAGATACCCGCGACTTTCCAACATGGCTCGGGATTTCCTTGCGGTTCAGGCGACTTCTGCTGCACCGGAAGAGATCTTTTGTGGTAAAGGAGAAGAGATTGATAAGCAGAAGTATTGCATGCCTCATGATAGCACACAATCTGTTATTTGTATCAGATCATGGATTGAAGCTGGTATGAAACTGAAGTACAAGTGTAGTGAGATTGACTATGAACGACTAATGGAGTTAGCTGCCACCGTGGCCGCTGATAATTCTGCCGGAGGTTTagaaaaaattcaacaacATAGGTGa
- a CDS encoding ATP binding microtubule motor family protein (ATP binding microtubule motor family protein; FUNCTIONS IN: microtubule motor activity, ATP binding; INVOLVED IN: microtubule-based movement; EXPRESSED IN: cultured cell; CONTAINS InterPro DOMAIN/s: Kinesin, motor region, conserved site (InterPro:IPR019821), Kinesin, motor domain (InterPro:IPR001752); BEST Arabidopsis thaliana protein match is: P-loop containing nucleoside triphosphate hydrolases superfamily protein (TAIR:AT3G49650.1); Has 10638 Blast hits to 10129 proteins in 307 species: Archae - 0; Bacteria - 6; Metazoa - 4775; Fungi - 1386; Plants - 1857; Viruses - 0; Other Eukaryotes - 2614 (source: NCBI BLink).): MPVSTRSKVMKQERNEQENTNLNLPLRNPHQGLKEKMRALTLLYEQQKRASFSLRNPNHNQSPKPEDQRFKTQLLDSSKKGDRFHRLDGKDSTFVEEDTKENNVFEADRIFGVSSVPVKPSGVIRKLSMGNGARNVSEAEKLESLNASVSRILVFVRLRPMGKKERENGSRCCVKVLNKRDVYLTEFTNENDYLRLKRLRVRHFTFDSSFPETTTQQEVYSTTTGDLVEAVLEGRNGSVFCYGATGAGKTYTMLGTMENPGVMVLAIKDLFAKVRQRSLDGNHVVHLSYLEVYNETVRDLLSPGRPLILREDKQGIVAAGLTQYRAYSTDEVMALLQRGNQNRTTEPTRCNETSSRSHAILQVIVEYKTRDASMNIISRVGKLSLIDLAGSERALATDQRTLRSLEGANINRSLLALSSCINALVEGKKHIPYRNSKLTQLLKDSLGGSCNTVMIANISPSSQSFGETQNTLHWADRAKEIRVKECEVNEEVVQVGEEEGADQAKLLLELQKENSELRVQLAKQQQKLLTLQAENIAAANNNNNISLTPPSISSLMTPPSALTAQQKKKPRHSLLSGTCFTPESLKRTKAEEAVKELQLTVKALKMEMERMKREHGLQMKKQKDELMKDLCSRKSEKTPERCKETRRIVTRGSLRPKEKEKELKSPSHRFASPVAAAKKRSFWDITVANTSPALDRRKTRSHGLVHQEAPSKLLQPGFARPHMKH, translated from the exons ATGCCGGTATCTACTCGATCTAAGGTGATGAAACAGGAGCGAAACGAGCAAGAGAACACAAATCTGAATCTTCCGTTGAGAAATCCACATCAAGGGTTGAAGGAAAAGATGAGAGCTTTGACTCTCTTGTACGAGCAGCAAAAGAGagcctctttctctctcaggAACCCTAATCATAATCAGTCTCCGAAACCTGAAGATCAGAGATTCAAGACTCAGCTGCTTGATTCTTCCAAGAAAGGAGACAGATTTCATCGCCTGGACGGTAAAGATTCTAcctttgttgaagaagatacCAAAGAGAACAATGTATTTGAAGCAGATCGGATTTTTGGGGTTAGTTCGGTTCCTGTTAAGCCTAGTGGTGTGATTAGGAAGCTTTCAATGGGTAATGGAGCTAGAAACGTTTCGGAAGCTGAGAAATTGGAGAGTCTTAATGCTTCTGTGAGTCggattttggtgtttgttaGGCTTAGACCAATGgggaaaaaggaaagagagaatgGGTCAAGGTGTTGTGTCAAGGTTTTGAATAAAAGAGATGTTTACCTAACGGAGTTTACGAATGAGAATGATTACCTTAGGCTTAAGAGGCTCCGTGTTCGTCATTTCACTTTTGATTCTTCATTTCCTGAAACTACCACACAACAAGAGGTTTATTCCACCAC AACAGGAGATCTTGTTGAAGCAGTTCTTGAAGGAAGAAATGGTTCAGTTTTCTGCTACGGTGCTACGGGAGCAGGCAAGACTTATACGATGTTAGGGACAATGGAGAATCCAGGTGTAATGGTTCTAGCAATCAAAGATTTGTTTGCTAAAGTTAGACAGAGAAGCTTAGATGGGAACCATGTTGTTCATCTTTCTTATCTTGAGGTTTATAATGAAACTGTTAGAGATTTGCTTTCACCTGGTAGACCTCTCATTCTCCGTGAAGATAAGCAG GGAATTGTGGCTGCTGGTCTCACTCAATATAGAGCTTACTCAACAGATGAG GTTATGGCTTTGCTTCAAAGGGGAAATCAAAACAGAACTACCGAGCCTACTCGTTGCAATGAAACATCTTCTCGCTCACATGCCATCCTTCAG GTAATAGTGGAGTATAAGACTAGAGATGCTTCCATGAATATCATCAGCCGGGTAGGAAAGCTATCTCTCATTGATCTTGCGGGTTCTGAAAGAGCGCTAGCAACTGATCAAAGGACGCTCAGATCACTGGAAGGTGCAAACATAAACAGATCACTTCTTGCATTAAGTAGTTGCATTAACGCGCTTGTGGAAGGCAAGAAACATATTCCTTACAGAAACTCAAAGCTCACACAACTACTCAAAGACTCACTAGGCGGCTCGTGTAACACGGTGATGATTGCTAATATAAGTCCAAGCAGTCAATCTTTTGGTGAAACACAAAACACTCTCCATTGGGCTGATCGAGCCAAGGAGATTCGTGTGAAGGAATGTGAAGTAAATGAAGAGGTGGTTCAAGtgggtgaagaagaaggagctGATCAGGCTAAGCTTTTGTTAGAACTTCAAAAAGAGAATAGTGAATTGCGTGTCCAGCTAGCAAAGCAGCAGCAAAAGCTTTTGACTCTACAAGCAGAGAACATAGCCGCTgctaataacaacaacaacatttctcTGACACCTCCATCAATCTCATCTCTTATGACTCCACCGTCTGCATTAACAGctcagcagaagaagaaaccaaggCATTCGTTGTTATCAGGGACATGTTTCACACCAGAATCATTGAAAAGGacaaaagcagaagaagctgTGAAGGAACTTCAGCTGACTGTTAAGGCAttgaagatggagatggagagaaTGAAGAGGGAACATGGTTTgcagatgaagaagcaaaaagacgAATTAATGAAAGATCTTTGTAGTAGAAAGAGCGAGAAAACTCCAGAAAGATGCAAAGAAACAAGGAGGATTGTCACAAGAGGGAGCTTGAGACCAAAGGAGAAGGAAAAGGAACTGAAAAGTCCGAGTCATCGGTTTGCATCTCCAGTTGCAGCAGCTAAAAAGAGAAGCTTTTGGGACATAACCGTTGCTAATACTAGTCCTGCGTTGGATAGAAGGAAAACGAGAAGCCACGGTCTTGTTCATCAAGAAGCTCCTTCAAAACTGCTTCAG CCCGGGTTTGCTCGTCCACACATGAAGCATTAA